Proteins encoded by one window of Mercenaria mercenaria strain notata chromosome 4, MADL_Memer_1, whole genome shotgun sequence:
- the LOC123558637 gene encoding oocyte zinc finger protein XlCOF15-like gives MEDEDVDERVLTGSSISPMEDSFHELDGTHLCSSCGKHFCSRRTLSVHIKIHEGNQPFVCSAGSCGKRYNKKQDLDAHMRARHGAKKLSCSKCGKEFCSKASHVKHTKECGYPKPKQHMCKRCGAKFNRKCDLEYHSKGLHDEECKYKRDVCGQSYRWRSSLAKHKKKCA, from the exons ATGGAGGATGAGGATGTTGATGAAAG AGTATTAACTGGTAGTTCTATAAGCCCTATGGAAGATTCCTTCCATGAACTTGATGGAACCCATCTCTGCAGTAGCTGCGGGAAACACTTCTGCAGTCGACGAACACTGTCAGTACACATAAAGATACATGAGGGGAACCAGCCATTTGTTTGTTCAGCTGGGTCATGCGgtaaaagatataacaaaaagCAGGATCTGGACGCTCATATGAG GGCCAGACACGGGGCAAAAAAGCTTAGCTGCAGTAAGTGTGGAAAAGAATTTTGCAGTAAGGCCAGCCATGTGAAACATACAAAAGAATGTGGTTACCCAAAACCAAAGCAGCATATGTGCAAGAGATGCGGCGCCAAGTTTAACAGgaaatgtgatcttgaatatcatTCAAAAGGTTTGCACGACGAAGAGTGTAAATACAAACGTGACGTGTGTGGACAAAGTTACAGATGGCGGTCATCTTTGGCTAAACATAAGAAAAAATGTGCTTAG